From Pseudomonas poae, the proteins below share one genomic window:
- the treP gene encoding PTS system trehalose-specific EIIBC component, translating into MSHDYSTIAREILENLGGSDNLEQAAHCVTRLRLALKDPSLVNASALNQVDLVKGSFFTGGLFQVVIGPGEVEKVYAALREQTGLAAATIADVKKKGADKTNAMQRLVRVFSDVFMPILPALIIAGLLMGINNLMGAKGMFIEGKTLLEAYPNLDGLWSLINLMANTSFVFLPALVGWSAAKRFGGSEILGIVLGLMLVHPDLLNAWNYGKAVAGLDGQSLPYFDIFGWFKIEKVGYQGQILPILMAAYVMSVIEKWLRARVPNAIQLLVVPITTIVVTGVLALAIIGPVTRHLGILITEGVVTLFDLAPMVGGAIFGLLYAPLVITGMHHMFLAVDLQLISTQGGTFIWPMIVMSNLAQGSAALGVFYMTRNARDKSMASTSAISAYFGITEPAMFGVNLRFKFPFYAALLGSALGSIFLSLNKVTASAIGVGGLPAFISILPQYIPVFVIGMVIAIVVPFVLTCALSMKIVRPGYRVA; encoded by the coding sequence ATGAGCCACGACTATTCGACGATCGCCCGCGAGATTCTCGAGAACCTCGGGGGCAGCGACAACCTTGAGCAAGCTGCCCACTGCGTAACCCGCCTGCGCCTGGCGCTCAAGGACCCGAGCCTGGTCAACGCCAGTGCGTTGAACCAGGTGGATCTGGTCAAGGGCTCGTTCTTTACCGGCGGTTTGTTCCAGGTGGTGATCGGCCCCGGCGAAGTGGAAAAGGTTTACGCCGCCCTGCGCGAACAGACCGGCCTTGCCGCCGCCACCATCGCCGACGTGAAGAAGAAGGGCGCCGACAAGACCAACGCCATGCAGCGCCTGGTACGGGTGTTTTCCGATGTGTTTATGCCGATCCTGCCCGCGCTGATCATTGCCGGCTTGCTGATGGGCATCAACAACCTGATGGGCGCCAAGGGCATGTTCATCGAGGGCAAGACGCTGCTGGAGGCCTACCCGAACCTGGACGGCCTGTGGAGCCTGATCAACCTGATGGCCAACACCTCGTTTGTGTTCCTGCCGGCGCTGGTGGGCTGGTCGGCGGCCAAGCGCTTTGGCGGCAGTGAAATCCTCGGCATCGTGCTCGGCCTGATGCTGGTGCACCCGGACCTGCTCAACGCCTGGAACTACGGCAAGGCGGTGGCCGGGCTCGACGGCCAGAGCCTGCCGTACTTCGATATTTTCGGCTGGTTCAAGATTGAAAAAGTCGGCTACCAGGGGCAGATCCTGCCGATCCTGATGGCCGCCTACGTGATGAGCGTGATCGAGAAATGGCTGCGGGCGCGCGTACCGAATGCGATTCAGCTGTTGGTTGTGCCGATCACCACCATCGTGGTCACCGGCGTGCTGGCCCTGGCGATCATTGGCCCGGTCACCCGTCACCTCGGCATCCTGATCACCGAGGGCGTGGTCACCCTGTTTGACCTGGCGCCGATGGTCGGCGGGGCGATTTTCGGCCTGCTGTATGCGCCGCTGGTGATCACCGGCATGCACCACATGTTCCTCGCCGTGGACCTGCAACTGATCTCCACCCAGGGCGGCACGTTTATCTGGCCGATGATCGTCATGTCCAACCTGGCCCAGGGCAGCGCCGCGCTCGGCGTGTTCTACATGACCCGCAATGCGCGGGACAAAAGCATGGCCTCGACCTCGGCGATATCCGCGTATTTCGGCATCACCGAGCCGGCCATGTTCGGCGTGAACCTGCGCTTCAAGTTCCCGTTCTATGCCGCGCTGCTGGGCTCGGCGCTGGGCAGCATTTTCCTGTCGCTGAACAAGGTCACGGCCTCGGCCATCGGTGTCGGCGGCTTGCCGGCGTTTATCTCAATCCTTCCACAGTACATCCCGGTGTTCGTGATCGGGATGGTCATCGCGATTGTGGTGCCGTTTGTTCTGACCTGTGCGTTGAGCATGAAGATTGTTCGGCCGGGTTATCGGGTCGCGTGA
- the treC gene encoding alpha,alpha-phosphotrehalase has product MQDWQHSVIYQIYPKSFHSHAGNATGDLLGIVDKLDYLKWLGVDCLWITPFLRSPQRDNGYDISDYYAIDPSYGTMADCDLLISEAAKRGITLMLDIVVNHTSIEHAWFQQARSSLDNPYRDFYIWRDQPNNWESKFGGSAWEYEAQTGQYFLHLFDHTQADLNWDNPKVRAEVFKLMRFWRDKGVGGFRLDVINLISKPADFPEDNSDGRRFYTDGPNVHAYLQEMHREVFEGHDLINVGEMSSTSLEHCIRYSNPASKELSMTFNFHHLKVDYPNLQKWVKADFDFLQLKRIFSDWQLGMQAGGGWNALFWCNHDQPRVVSRFGNDAEHRVVSAKMLATALHFLQGTPYVYQGEELGMTNPGFDTIDQYRDVETLNIFRLKRDAGEPEASSMAAIMQKSRDNSRTPMQWNSQVNAGFSTGEPWIGIPANAAQINVERQLDDPDSVLHHYRALIAMRRHEPLIQKGVYRELLADHLQVWAYLREGQGERLLVLNNFYGWPCEIQLPEGVINTANEQRLLISNYPDCPLRTRTLVLRPYESFVLHLKD; this is encoded by the coding sequence ATGCAAGACTGGCAACACTCGGTGATCTACCAGATCTACCCCAAAAGCTTCCACAGCCACGCGGGTAACGCCACCGGTGACCTGCTGGGCATCGTGGACAAGCTCGACTACCTCAAATGGCTGGGCGTGGATTGCCTGTGGATCACCCCGTTCCTGCGCTCGCCGCAACGCGACAACGGCTACGACATCAGCGACTACTACGCCATCGACCCCAGCTACGGGACCATGGCCGATTGCGACCTGCTGATCAGCGAAGCGGCCAAGCGCGGCATCACGCTGATGCTCGATATCGTGGTCAACCACACCTCCATCGAGCACGCGTGGTTCCAGCAGGCGCGCAGCAGCCTCGACAACCCGTACCGCGACTTCTACATCTGGCGCGACCAGCCGAACAACTGGGAATCCAAGTTCGGCGGCTCGGCCTGGGAATACGAGGCGCAAACCGGCCAGTACTTCCTGCACCTGTTCGATCACACCCAGGCCGACCTGAATTGGGACAACCCCAAGGTGCGTGCCGAGGTGTTCAAGCTGATGCGCTTCTGGCGTGACAAGGGGGTGGGCGGGTTCCGCCTGGACGTGATCAACCTGATCTCCAAGCCCGCCGATTTTCCCGAGGACAACAGCGACGGCCGGCGCTTTTATACCGACGGCCCGAACGTGCACGCATACCTGCAGGAAATGCACCGCGAAGTCTTCGAAGGCCATGACCTGATCAACGTCGGCGAGATGTCGTCCACCAGCCTGGAACACTGCATTCGTTATTCGAATCCGGCGTCGAAAGAGCTGTCGATGACCTTCAACTTTCATCACCTGAAAGTCGATTACCCGAACCTGCAAAAGTGGGTGAAGGCCGACTTCGATTTCCTGCAACTCAAGCGGATTTTTTCCGACTGGCAGCTGGGCATGCAGGCCGGTGGCGGCTGGAACGCGCTGTTCTGGTGTAACCACGACCAGCCAAGGGTGGTCTCGCGGTTTGGTAACGACGCTGAGCACCGCGTGGTCTCGGCCAAGATGCTCGCCACGGCGCTGCACTTTCTGCAGGGCACGCCGTACGTGTACCAGGGCGAAGAGCTGGGCATGACCAACCCGGGGTTCGACACAATCGATCAGTACCGTGATGTCGAGACCCTGAACATCTTCCGCCTCAAGCGCGATGCGGGTGAACCCGAGGCGTCGAGCATGGCGGCGATCATGCAGAAGTCGCGTGACAATAGCCGCACGCCGATGCAGTGGAACAGCCAGGTCAATGCCGGTTTCAGCACGGGCGAACCGTGGATCGGCATTCCGGCCAACGCAGCGCAGATCAACGTCGAGCGCCAGCTGGACGATCCGGATTCGGTGCTGCATCACTACCGTGCGCTGATCGCCATGCGTCGCCACGAGCCGCTGATCCAGAAAGGCGTTTACCGCGAGCTGCTGGCGGACCACCTCCAGGTCTGGGCCTACCTGCGCGAAGGCCAGGGTGAGCGCCTGCTGGTGCTGAACAACTTCTACGGCTGGCCCTGCGAAATCCAATTGCCCGAAGGCGTCATCAACACGGCCAACGAACAACGCCTGCTGATCAGCAACTACCCCGACTGCCCGCTGCGTACCCGCACGCTGGTGTTGCGCCCGTACGAATCGTTTGTCCTGCACCTCAAGGATTGA
- a CDS encoding carbohydrate porin translates to MKTTIKLGLIASCLSAPFAAQALEFAGYLRSGAGTSTGSGKQQCFQLPGAQTKYRLGNECEQYAELELRQDLLTLDDGSVLSVDAMASLYNKYDRALKFQGEDHGTARMPQMYAQWSNLPSLNGGSLWAGRRYYKRNDIHISDFYYWNQSATGGGVEDVLIGDLKYSYAISRKDNLYQKAYATRHDFNVAGFKTNPGGELELGLSYIEKAGGRDTNSGWAITAQHVQKTFLGGKNKFALQYGEGPGTGLGYTGNTFLDNSSKSYRAVEFFDWQVTPRFGGQVEAVYQKDIRPGSQDQTWMSVGVRPAYAISEQFKLVTELGHDQVDASGGTRKLSKFTFAPTWSPNGPDFWARPEVRVYYTYATWNEAAKRAANELAAGSALSDTGAYGTARHGSNVGVQVEYWWK, encoded by the coding sequence ATGAAAACAACAATAAAGTTGGGCCTCATTGCGTCTTGTCTTAGTGCACCTTTTGCCGCTCAGGCCCTGGAATTCGCCGGTTACTTGCGCAGCGGCGCAGGCACCTCAACCGGCAGCGGCAAGCAGCAATGTTTCCAGTTACCGGGCGCGCAGACCAAATACCGCTTGGGTAACGAATGCGAACAGTACGCCGAACTTGAATTGCGCCAGGACCTGCTGACCCTCGACGACGGCTCGGTGCTCAGCGTCGATGCCATGGCCTCGCTGTACAACAAGTATGACCGCGCCCTTAAGTTCCAGGGCGAAGACCACGGCACCGCACGCATGCCGCAGATGTATGCGCAGTGGTCGAACCTGCCCAGCCTCAATGGCGGTTCGCTGTGGGCGGGGCGGCGTTACTACAAACGCAATGACATCCATATCTCCGATTTCTACTATTGGAACCAGAGCGCCACGGGCGGTGGTGTCGAAGACGTGCTGATTGGCGATCTGAAATACAGCTACGCCATCTCGCGCAAGGACAACCTGTACCAGAAGGCATACGCCACCCGTCACGATTTCAACGTCGCAGGCTTCAAGACCAACCCCGGCGGCGAGCTGGAACTGGGCTTGAGCTACATCGAAAAGGCCGGGGGGCGTGACACCAACAGTGGCTGGGCGATTACTGCGCAGCACGTGCAAAAAACCTTCCTCGGCGGCAAGAACAAGTTCGCCTTGCAGTACGGCGAAGGCCCCGGCACCGGCCTGGGCTACACCGGCAATACCTTCCTGGACAACAGCAGCAAAAGTTACCGCGCCGTGGAGTTTTTCGACTGGCAAGTGACCCCGCGTTTCGGCGGGCAGGTCGAGGCGGTGTACCAGAAAGATATCCGCCCCGGCAGTCAGGACCAGACCTGGATGTCCGTCGGCGTGCGGCCGGCCTATGCGATCAGCGAGCAGTTCAAACTGGTCACCGAACTTGGGCATGATCAAGTCGATGCCAGCGGCGGAACACGCAAGCTGAGCAAATTTACCTTTGCGCCCACCTGGTCACCCAATGGCCCGGATTTCTGGGCGCGCCCGGAAGTGCGTGTGTATTACACCTACGCAACCTGGAACGAGGCAGCCAAGCGAGCGGCGAATGAGCTGGCGGCGGGCTCGGCGTTGTCCGATACCGGCGCCTATGGCACGGCGCGGCATGGCTCGAATGTGGGTGTGCAGGTCGAATACTGGTGGAAATAG